One Ranitomeya variabilis isolate aRanVar5 chromosome 5, aRanVar5.hap1, whole genome shotgun sequence DNA window includes the following coding sequences:
- the LOC143775162 gene encoding aldo-keto reductase family 1 member C1-like codes for MALKPDSYVVLNDGNKMPVIGFGTGANTAKYTKEQAGESTKVAIDVGYRHIVSAFLYRNEVQVGEAIRSKIADGTVKREDIFYTGKLWGNNHTPERVRLGLEKSLKDLQLDYMDLVLIHTPVEFKAMEACRDAGLVRSIGVSNFNHRQLELILNMPGLKYKPMCNQVECHIFLNQSKLLEFCKSRDIVLVGYSVLGTSRIEGWIDQNSPKVLEDPVLNTVAKKLNRSPAQVALRYLLQRGCVVLAKSFNPERIKENFQVFDFDLSDEDMKSLDGVNKNLRYLIIDAWKESPKYPYHDEY; via the exons ATGGCTCTGAAGCCAGACTCCTACGTGGTGCTGAACGATGGGAATAAAATGCCGGTGATTGGATTTGGCACTGGGGCGAACACG GCTAAGTACACCAAAGAACAGGCCGGTGAGAGCACCAAGGTCGCCATTGACGTCGGATACCGCCACATCGTCAGCGCCTTTTTATACAGGAATGAGGTTCAGGTCGGAGAAGCCATTAGATCAAAGATTGCGGATGGGACTGTGAAGAGGGAAGACATATTTTACACTGGGAAG CTTTGGGGCAATAACCACACACCTGAGAGGGTCCGACTGGGGCTGGAGAAATCTCTGAAGGATCTGCAGCTGGATTACATGGATCTTGTCCTGATCCACACCCCTGTGGAGTTCAAG GCTATGGAAGCGTGCAGAGACGCCGGCCTCGTCAGATCCATCGGAGTCTCCAATTTTAACCACCGGCAACTGGAGCTGATTCTCAACATGCCAGGACTCAAGTACAAACCAATGTGCAACCAG GTAGAATGTCACATATTCCTCAATCAGAGCAAATTACTGGAGTTCTGCAAATCTCGTGATATCGTGCTGGTCGGATACAGCGTACTGGGGACCAGCAGAATAGAGGGCTG GATTGATCAGAATTCCCCCAAAGTGCTTGAAGACCCCGTATTAAATACAGTCGCTAAGAAGCTGAACCGCTCTCCTGCGCAGGTGGCCCTGAGATATTTGTTACAGAGGGGATGTGTCGTCTTGGCAAAAAGCTTCAACCCTGAGAGGATCAAGGAAAACTTCCAG GTATTTGACTTTGACTTAAGTGATGAAGACATGAAATCTCTAGATGGAGTCAATAAAAACCTGCGTTACTTGATTATCGATGC ttggaAAGAAAGCCCTAAGTATCCATATCACGATGAATACTAA